The Apium graveolens cultivar Ventura chromosome 6, ASM990537v1, whole genome shotgun sequence genome contains a region encoding:
- the LOC141663710 gene encoding cytosolic sulfotransferase 8-like, whose amino-acid sequence MEPKTSTPPELSPAPGKQIVNEEIVYTQEFLDLLLTLPKEKNYFGVDSYQYNGFWFPKAPLYGMIESQIHFQPRKNDVFLVTAPKSGTTWLKAIIYTLLNRQVNHPQDPHHPLITKTPHQLVPFLGLLKPSDYDLISNTPDSSTRIFGSHVPLIGLPKSVAEDNGSFDCKIVYLCRDIKDTFVSFFHFANEHLDRSCNSMEKAFDLYSRGVSGGGPVWDQIIGYWNESLKRPHKVLFMRYEDMKTEPYFQLKRLALFLGKPVSQEEENEGLLDQIIHLCSIENLSNLEVNKSGTTSRGLKNHSFYRSGKVGDWKKYLTPEMAAKLDHISQEKFHGSGLSL is encoded by the coding sequence ATGGAGCCAAAAACTTCAACACCTCCTGAACTTTCTCCTGCTCCTGGAAAGCAAATAGTGAATGAAGAGATAGTCTACACCCAAGAATTCCTGGACTTGCTTTTAACGTTGCCAAAAGAGAAAAATTATTTCGGTGTCGACAGTTATCAGTACAATGGTTTCTGGTTTCCTAAAGCACCTTTGTATGGCATGATCGAGTCTCAAATACATTTTCAGCCTCGTAAAAATGATGTCTTCCTTGTAACTGCTCCTAAATCTGGCACCACCTGGTTGAAAGCCATCATCTATACTTTACTTAACCGCCAAGTCAACCATCCTCAAGATCCTCATCATCCATTGATAACAAAAACTCCTCATCAGCTTGTTCCTTTTCTCGGACTACTTAAACCCTCTGACTACGACTTAATATCGAATACCCCCGATAGCAGTACTAGAATCTTCGGATCTCACGTGCCATTAATTGGCCTCCCTAAATCTGTAGCAGAAGACAATGGCTCATTTGATTGTAAAATAGTGTATTTGTGCAGGGACATCAAGGACACATTTGTTTCCTTCTTTCACTTTGCGAACGAGCATTTAGATCGGTCATGCAATAGtatggaaaaagcttttgattTGTACAGCAGAGGAGTCAGTGGAGGTGGACCGGTATGGGATCAAATCATTGGATATTGGAATGAAAGCTTAAAAAGGCCACATAAGGTGTTGTTTATGAGGTACGAGGACATGAAGACGGAGCCTTATTTTCAGTTGAAGCGTCTTGCACTTTTTCTAGGAAAACCTGTGTCCCAAGAGGAAGAAAATGAAGGTTTGCTTGATCAAATCATACATTTGTGTAGCATTGAAAATTTGAGTAATCTTGAGGTTAATAAGAGTGGTACTACTAGCCGTGGGTTGAAGAATCACTCGTTTTACCGGAGTGGTAAAGTTGGAGACTGGAAGAAGTACTTAACACCGGAGATGGCTGCTAAGCTGGATCATATTTCTCAAGAGAAGTTTCACGGTTCAGGATTATCTCTCTAA